The Clupea harengus unplaced genomic scaffold, Ch_v2.0.2, whole genome shotgun sequence nucleotide sequence AGTACAAGTATGCACGCCAGTCCACCTGGGATCACAAGATATTTGCTGCGTGTAATTCTGTAACTTCGAGAAAATGTGTAGAAAAGTGTAACGTGTGTAGACTTACTCTGTAATGCTCCTCTCTTTGTGCAGCAGACGTACGTAAACGTCTAAAACCTAATTATTACGTTTGAACAGACACTGTATATTTTCAGGAAATCCTCCTTTACCGCCAACGACACACTTTAGGTGTGCCCAAGTGGTGTCGATGGTTTATCCAACCACAATGGCAATTAAGTCACGACAACAGCGTCCCCTAGAGGAGCAGAATGATTCCACAGGCTATATGAAGTGTTGTTGGATTGGGGTGTGATGTTACCAAAACgctttaataaatatatttgataATTGTTACATATGTCTTTGTGAGCAAATCCTTAAAACTCCAATGGATTTAAGTAATTATAGAAAATAACAatgttattataataatattaatattggtATCATCAATACACACAATGATTTTAGTGTACCCACTTAAATAATGATTTTATTCAACATATGCAATATAATAGTCTCTCATCCATAACATTTAAATTCCTTCCATTTATTCACACTGATCAAACAGCATCATTGTTATTCTACTAGTATCTGGTCCAATAGCTGTAAAGTATTTGCTTTCTCTTCATCTGCACTCGGTCCCCTATTTTCTGTTCCTGTTTCTCCCCTTGGCTCCCTCCTTTTGTCTCCCCTACAACAGGTACATGGTGGCAAGGCAGGATGCCAGTACGGTGGCCCAGAAGGCTCTAGCTACACTGGCGGCTCCAATCTCAGTGCGGTTGTGGAAGGCCTTGTCGTGGACAtaggtgatgatgaagagggcTCCCTCGAAGGCCTCCTCACAGGCTGGCTGGATCTGCTCCTCGGGGAGGAGGTGGCCAAACTCGCCCTTGTCCCTCAGCTCAAAGGTGTAGGAGAAGGGGATCCCCATCAGGCGAGCCCAGTCTCGGGAGGAACCAGAGTTAGGGTCTGGAaacaaggaggagggagagggagagagagagatgaggggattgttatatgcagtacacacacatattaacacatttGCACATATTCTATTCCATATTTACACaatcagatagatagattgacagacagacagacaagacagacagacagaaagacagacagacagacagtccctCACAGAGAATATCAGGTGAGGTTCCCACTCGGTAGTCCATCCCATGTACGGCCTTCATGGCTTTAGCAGCAGCCTGGCCCACAGCCATCTGTGGAGGAGACACACTACTGACACACGGCACAGTTCTGGCCCAGATGCGCCCCGCTGAGACTGTTACACTTTATAAActgcagtgtgcatgtgtgtgtgtgtgtgtgtgtgtgtgtgtgtgtgtgtgtgtgtgtgtgtgtgtgtgtgtgtgtgtgtgtgtgtgtgagtgtgagagtatgtggattgtgtgtgtgtgtgtgtgtgtgtgtgagtgtatgtgggtttgtgtgtgtgtgtgtgtgtgtgtgtgtgtgtgtgtgtgtgtgtgtgtgtgtgtgtgtgtgtgtgtgtgtgagagtgtatgtaggCGTCTCACCAGCTCGTCATAGTTGGGTGCTGAGATGTGGGGGTGTCCATACGGCAGGAGCAGTAGTTGACCTGCAGAGTGGATGGTGAGGAAGCAGAGGATCTGGTCCACTCTGCTCCCCACAAACTGGGTCACCGCCTGGGCCTCTTTCTCTGACACGGGCCCAGAGCCACAGTACGTGTTGTGGCAGCAGTCTCTGGACACCCCCACAGCTGGAGCACAGGGAAGCAACTCAGGAATGCATATTCACAATCATTCTCATGGGTTAATCATCAAAACATAACATTTTGTCATGTCTTTCATATACACATTATAGTTGTAAACTATGGCGTATCTAAGGTATGGCAGGTATGGCAGGTATGGCACGTGCCCAGGCCACATGAAGGGGGCGCCACTGAGCAGTTTCTAAAGTCAGACAAGCCATCCTCAAAAGGTGAAAACATTTCCCGCAGATGCATGCAGTTCTTTAGATAACGGCAGAATTTTCGATTTGGAAATGTAGATATCCCCTTTTCGCCGTGCTGAAACTCACTGCCCCAGTTTGCATTGAAGTTCCTGTTGAGATCCACGCCATGGCAGGTACAGCCTTCAGGGGGCGTCGACCTTGACTTTCTCCACAGTCGAGTCTGGGTAAACAGTCAATCCCTTTTCAAAGCTCTTTGTCACAGTTTTAGTATATGACCTCAATATCCCAACAGAGTCATTAGTTTATCAGCTCAATATCCTAATATATCTTTTAGAAAGAGGTCCTACTTGGTAGTCTGGTGCTGCCAACCTATATTCACTGCTTACATTGTGGTATGGAACAACTGAATTAGACACCAATTGGACTAGGGGGATAGACACTGAGCACTGATcctaaatatatttattgtgaTTGGATCAGGTCAGAGCTtacttcacaaacacagagatccCTTCAGTGAAATGGTGAATAGAAACTAGTAGCCATTACTAAATAGAAACAACAGTGATTAAGCTTACCAACCCAGTAGGGAAAAGAGCCAAAACACCCTCAGAAGAGACATCCTCCTCGTTATTTCTCAATTTTACCAACATAACTTTTGACAAAATAATACTATCTACCATACTATCTACAACGACACATGAATCAGAAGACACTGAATGAACGgaataggcctactgcaatGATGATTATGGCTGATGTTCACCAGGTAACTCACACTCTCATTAATCCAGCTGTACATGTAGCCATCAACATTCAGCACAGGGGTGACATACAAGTCCATGTTCTTTAGCATCTCATTAAGCTTCTTGTCTGTTTTGTAGTGCAgtaaaatctgaaaaaaaaaaaaaaaaaaacgcagtaTTTTAAATCACTGTCTCTCAGCTCTCATAAGGTGTGATAGTGTAGCATGTTTTAGGCTGTCTATTTAACCACAATTGATTGACATATTACTTATTAAACTGAAAGTATGCAaaagccttgcaaacaccaccaatagcccagttggcactgccacaagcttgctaacatgctaactggcatATTTTGGTTATTGGCGATGTCGAGTTTTCAAGgcttttcttcttctgactAAAACAACAAAGCTACATAGtgcaaaaagtggcaaattgtcacatagtgttgctttaacctGTTAGTGTTGCTCTTTCTGTACCTCTTTAACAAACCACTGGCAGAAGGCAGGAGCGATCCACTCTCTGGCGTGGATACCACAGTCCATCCAGATGGCTTTCTTCTGCACTCCCTCAGAGCCTAGACCAATCTGACACACAGCAGTCCATACAGTCACATCCAACCCTGTGCACCGTTCCATATACATGCATGCAACAtgcaactcaaacacacacacacacacacacacacacacacacacactctctcacacacacacacacacacacacacacaaacataaacacacacacacacacacacaatcacacacacacacaaacacacacacacacacacacacacacacaaacataaacacacacacacacacacacacacacacacacacataaacacacacacacacacacacacacacacacacacacacacacacacacataaacacacacacacacacacacacacacacacacacacacacacacacacacacgcacatctggGCCTTGATC carries:
- the LOC122132326 gene encoding carboxypeptidase O-like; the protein is MRKDDIMIAAGLAFLILCVQNIDCTSDKSTQEGTPWNYDYTRYHPVSEISDWMERVVTENPELVSSSVYGETFEGRNITYLKIGLGSEGVQKKAIWMDCGIHAREWIAPAFCQWFVKEILLHYKTDKKLNEMLKNMDLYVTPVLNVDGYMYSWINESTRLWRKSRSTPPEGCTCHGVDLNRNFNANWGTVGVSRDCCHNTYCGSGPVSEKEAQAVTQFVGSRVDQILCFLTIHSAGQLLLLPYGHPHISAPNYDELMAVGQAAAKAMKAVHGMDYRVGTSPDILYPNSGSSRDWARLMGIPFSYTFELRDKGEFGHLLPEEQIQPACEEAFEGALFIITYVHDKAFHNRTEIGAASVARAFWATVLASCLATMYLL